TTGTGCAAACTTGAAGGACGAAAGTGATATCAATTTCCTAAAAAAAAAGGGTTTAAACGACTGTAAATCAATGGCCCTATTCCAGGTCGTATTTATTGTGGTTGTGCAGTATTCAGATGATCCAATTTCACAATATTAGGAGGAGTGTCAACATCTCAGGAAGAACATTAATATTATACGAAACAACGTGGCTCTCGATAAGTTAAAACTCTCTCTCAGGCATTTTGTGATCTGATAATCGACGCAGCGCTACTACAATATGGACGACCTGGAACGCAATTGATGTCTGAAATGTTGGCCAATCAGGAGAGTCCAACGCAGCGTGCTTGCAGTGCACCCTGGGTTTGTCAAAAAGAATGAATGAACAAATAACGTTGCCGTAGTAACATTTGACGCTTAGATTTAATATGAGGGCTCTCTGGGCAAAGATGGGTTAGATCAGTGGTCACCTACCTTTTCTGAGCCAAGATCACTTTGGCAATCAAAAAACAAGCCGAGATCTAcagctaaaaaaaaaaactaaataaagATAGTTCTGCAGGAATGTGGCCTAAAACGTTATCCCAGCATAGTGGCTATTGTCCTATGCCCGTCCTGCCAATATTGTTATCATCAGACCATATTGTGGGTTATTTCAAAATTCGAGCTTTGACAACAAAATAGATCAGGTGTAGCATTTGcaagtgatcttcaggtcggaaagtcggagctctgGAAATATGCTGAGTTTCCGTCTTGGAATTTCGAGATGGATGTCCGTTCAAAATGATTTTTCCCAGTTGGATCTCGTTTTTCcccccaagttcccagttgtcttgaacgcactgaagtcagagATTTATTTTGTTATCAATTCTCGAGTTTAGTCTCAGttgtgagactgaccagagagaggggacaatgtcttccacctgatggcgaaactcgagtcgcattgcatctgcctcatgcacaaattaatgctatgaccagagaaagtgaaatattcctaaAGACACGACGAGCTGCTAGCCTAatagcctgatcaccgacaacgatgagacagcctataaggaggaggtcagagacgacaacaacctttccctcaatgtgatcaagacaaaggagctgattgtggactacaggaaaaggagggcagaacacacccccattcaaatcgacggggctgtagtggagtaagTCGAGAGCTTCAacttccacatcaccaacaaactaccatggtccaaacacaccgagACAGTCGAGAAGAGTGCCATGTCTAGTTCCAAAAGGCTCATTTAACagtttctatccccaagccatataAAACAGCTGAAGAGTTCATTAAAATGGctatccagactatttgcacccccttcttttttttacgctgctgctactcgctgttcattatctatgcagtcacttacccctacatacatgtacattTAAATGTACATGGGATTTTTCTGATCATGGTAGGCTCCGTTTCATTTGATTTATTCATCTCGGTTTGATCGCGGGGAGGCACTAGTAATGTCTGCTTTTttcggtttggctatttgtttcaagtgtattagtctataaataCATTTCTTTGCCAAAATtcgtcatctctcccatgtcttattcgactagtagttgttctgaaatgtttattgcttgcctACATTTTACTCCCTCGTCTATatttaatataacacacatacattaatGATTAATTCCGGTTGCCTATCCAACGTGAAGTTGGTTCTATAGAAAGTATatgactctgatgtgtgccacagaaagtatttgactctagccTCCCCTTCTAATTTTCTTAATTTTGTGGCTAGAGTCAAATACTCTCTGTGGCACACACGACTGGTCAACATGAGTTACCAAAATTATTCTGAAGTGTGCTAGGCCTTGCAGTTCCAAAATAGAAGGGGGGAATTTCAAGAAAATTGACAACTGCCGACTAGcagttgttctgaaatgtttattgcttgcctacattttctccctcctctatgtttaatataacacacacacattcattattAATTTCGGTTGCCTATCCCGTGAAGTTGGTTCTATAGAAAGTATTTTACTCTAGACTCTAGCCccccttctaatttccttaattttgtggctAGAGTCACTTTGTCATTAACTCACTCATATAAACAGCAACTGTATTCTTTAAAAGTATTTATCTGAACATGGTTGTAAAAGTTATGAATTCTCACGTTGGCTAGTATCAAACTTTTCTGTTGCTGGGGTCTTCCTGTCTTGGAAGCTTGTAGGCACGGTGATGTGAGCTATCCGATTGGCCAGCAGAGTAGGGGCACCCGATTTAGCCACAAATCTCCCTGGTCTGCCGCGATCGAACAATTGGTGACCATTGGTTTAGAAACTGTGCCCTGGGTTTTGATCAACCACAGACCATGCCGATATGTTGTCACTAGCAAAACACAACCTGTAGCCTACATAATCATATCAACAGATGACAATTCAGCAATACACACAACACAATTCAAACACAATATGCATACAGCGAACACTATGATGAAAGAAACCTGCACCGGACTTTTTTTTAAGTGCTGTGTAGCTAGCTGTATGCTAACGATGAGACAGTTTTATCTCGTGCATCTCTTTAGTTTCGAAAATTGAGAACATCAAGAACTCAAAACAAAATGTATTCTAGACATTTACCACACGATGGAGCCCGTGCGGATTTGGGGTCCTGTCCAGACAGACGGTAGGGAACAAAGAAGAGAGATGTTGCGCCGCTCCTGCGGATCCAGGTGGAGCAGCGAGACAGTTGCCATGACAACTCGTTCTgttccagccagccagtcattcgCGCACCATTGTTGTGTTCTGGTACCATGAAAACGTCTCTTTAGTAACTGAAGTCTACAAATCATTTCTGTTCTGTCAAGGTCGGCCTTTAGCCATATCTATTTGAATATTTTCTTAAATGTTGATATTGTTTGAGCCCAGAATGGTCTAGACCTATTGCTCTGTATTGTTTATCCATATGCAAAAAATGAAAAGGAAGGTTTGATGTGTCAGTCCAATGTCCTTGTGAAACATTTCTTCACTTCACAAAAGCCCCTAGTATGGGCCCTTTACATGTTTGTCTGGTATTGCAATAGTTCAATCTGTCTCTTCTTTCCTGGCTTCACACCATATAGCTATTTCCCTGGGACTTATTGCAACAAAAAAACAGGTTCACAAGTAGACATTTATTTTTAGTAGATTGCGTGGCCTACTATATACATTAGACAATGTATTACATTTACTGTCACACCCATACAGATAATACTATATTTAAAATTAGGTTTGTCTCTGGCATGCATAAAAACAGCACAATGACAAACTAGGACTCTGCAATTTACTTGTCAAACTgtacagatagacagacagacagacagacagacagacagacagacagacagacagacagacagacagacagacagacagacaagatacTGTACACATAAACCATCATGTTTATGCACTGCACACAAATGTGAAGAAAAGCTACTATTTTCCAGATCTGGGAAAGCTTGTTTGCTGAGGTCCTCTTAGCTGTTGCTTGTCCCATAAACCCAGTGCATTAGAGAGGATCTGGTGCTTTTATGGTGCTGGGTAAACACAGTGATCACCTCACAAAAGATCAcagtgacaaacacacacacaaataagacTCTGCTTTTCTCACTCTATTACTCAAACTTGAAGAACATATCAGTAGTCACAAGTAATATTGCCATTTAAAGGTTGAGAAACAAAACTTGCCTAAACAGCAGGCTACACACAAGTGTATACAGTTCGTGGAAGGTTAATAGTGTGGAAACCATTAGCGGGTCAGTctgtagctacagtagaacctgtctaaGTTGGAATGTGGGGCTTTTAGGGAAGAACACTATTTTGAGCAGTACTGTGGTCTTCCGTTTCTACTTAGAGGTAAGGTCTTTAATTCCAGTTTTTCTCAGGAAAAGATAGCTCAGAGGTCCAAGTATTTACTCCGTTTTGCTCATTCAATGATGATGACAAAGGGGCTGAGGTTCACATTCAGAATAATTAACTTGAAGCCATATCGACCATTCCTCCTCTCAGCGGGACATCATTCGTACAAACTCTGTGAAAAGAGAGGATAGGACCTGTCAAATATTAGaagttcagtctgtgtgtgtgtgtgttaaaatatGCATAGGACATGCAGACTGTGTGAAAGTCGACAGTATCATATGTTACTGCACGTCTATATTTGAGTCACAGTGACCAGTTGGGCCCCATAGTTGTCTGCAGCCGACAGACATATTGAATACTGTATCATAATGCATTTACCAGTTTAAGGATTGGGGTATAGGGATTGTGTTCTCACTGTTATAAGGAAAACACAGGAGGAGACCACACTTTCCTTACATGGTTGAAACAGGCCGTTTGCAAATGTCAAAGCTATTTGAAGCTTTGCCAGAAAGTGGATAAAAGGAAAGAAATATCATGAAATTGAAGAGTAAGGAAGACCAGTTGACATCAAGCGTTTATGAAGCACTCCTGTCCCATTATCTGAAGACTAGCTTGCACACAGCATGAATAGCAAAATCTCTAGCTATTACAATATTGTCTGTGATTTTATTATTCTGTTGGTATAGATAAATAAACTCTGCATCAGCTTACCTTCAAAGTCAACATGCCCATCACCATTCAAGTCGATGTCCCTCAGGATATCTTCTAAGTCCTTGTGGCCAACCTACAGTCCAGTAACAAAGGAGGAATACGTGTGTGTAAAACAAAGTTTTTAGTAGTGATGCATACATCGATTAAGCTGCTCAGACAGACTTCATTCTGTAACCTCACCTGTTGTCCCAGCAACTTCCTCATGGCTTCTCTCAGCTCAGATGTGCTTATCGCTCCATCACCATTGGTGTCAAACttcatgagggaaaaaaacaaatgaTCACATTCATAATCCAGAGCATGAAATATTAGACCGACAGGCAATAGAACTACTTTTCTCCGTAataaccctctcctccctctctctggcaaTCCAGTTTCTCACCTCTTTGAAGGCATCTCTCAGTTCTTTTACACCAATCATATCTGCAGTTTCAGCGAGAAGTTTGGGGCCCATCAACTCCACAAAATCCTCAAAGTCAACATGACCTCCCACTTGCCAAAAAGAGAAGGAACAAGGGAGAACatgttaggggggggggggttagcaAACCATGgtgtaatgcacctgtactgcaAATATCTAGACTAGGGCACGCTCTTACAATTCATGTTGATCTGTTGGCTCAGTTCTATCAACTCCATTTCAGTAGGCATGTATCCCATGGTTCTCATACAGTTTCCCAGGTCTTTACAGCTGATGAAACCATCTTTGTCCTTATCAAACTCCTTAAAAGCATCCCGCAACTCTGCAGAGAGAACAGAAAAAGATGACTCTCCTGTAATCTGAAAACTCATGCCACTACCAGAGACGCAACTACAGAGAGACAAGCACAGGAACATTAATGAAAAACAACTTACCATCAATCTCCTCTGGCCTCAGGTCTCTGTCCTATTGGGTCAAAGAAGACAGTGTCAGTGTAATCAGATCTTCAAATAAAATTACGTTATTAACAATGAATAAATAAAGATTATGATTAAGTTGTTTAGAGATAATAATTGTCAGAGTCCATCATATTATATTCCTACACTATCTGATGTTAACAATCCCAGGAACATAGCGACTTCAAAAGGTGAATCTGCGGTCTGCGCCATGATAATCCTCTATCTATTCTGGTGGAACTCAAGCAAGGGACAATAGCTATATAGTCACTGGAATGCTTTCAAACATCTTAATGACTCCCATTCAGACTGATCCCAGCGTCATCAGAGACAGAGCACAACCGGGAAACGCATGTCTTTCAGTCTGCAAGGAATGTAGCTATGTTCTTTTTTTCAGCTCTTGCTTATAATGAAAGCAACCTTTAAAggatatagaggacagagagagagagagacatatccCAGAACCCTTAGGGGTTCATCTGCAGGGAGAAGTGTAAACACAGTGGCCTGAAGAAATACATTTGGTTAAACATCAAACGGCCATCAGAATCCTAAATTAATCCAATAATGGAACAAACTGCAGGGGTTTCTTTTGACATCAGTCACAACACAAACATATAATGTAAAAGAAAGAGGGTCGACCAAGGAGTACAGTAGCCCCAGGTAGGTAAGTCCCTGTTTGCTGTCTCATCCACATATGTGTACTTTATCTGCCAAACACATCATGTCTGGTtacatttaacacacacacacacacacacacacacacacacacacacacacacacacacacacacacacacacacacacacacacacacacacacacacacacacacacacacacacacacacacacacacacacacacaaagcattaagaacacctgctctttccatgacatagactgaccaggtgattccaggtgaaagctatgatcccattttgatgtcacttgttaaatccacatcaatcagtgtagatgaagcggaggatacaggttaaagaaggatttttaagccttgagataatacacatagattgtgtatgtgtgccattcatactgtgaatgggcaacacaaaagatgtaagtgcctttgaacggggtatggtagtaggtgccaggcgtacaggtttgtgtcaagaaactgcaatgctgctgggtttttcacgctcaacagtttcccatgtgtatcaagaatggtccaccacccaaaggacattcaggcaacttgacacaactgtgggatgcattggagtcaatatggggtagcatccctgtggaatgctttcgacagcttgtagagtccatgccagacgaattgaggctgttctgagggcaaaagggggtgcaactcataattagaaaggtgttcttaatgtttggtatattcagtgcatatgtgtttgtgtgtgtccagacTTACTTACAGCCTGCCTGATATCAGCCTGGCTCTTGAGCAGGAAGATGCAGGTGGGCCCCATAATGTTGTGAATGAGAGCGCAGTTTTGAGCTAGGGTTATGAGCGGCTCCTGATAGGCCCCTCAAATGGGGAGGCCCCTTTCATCACAGGACTGCACCACCTCTGTACTGCCTCCTGTCTTCCTGGACCAGCTTTCCAGGGGGGGCAGGGGGGTTTGGGTAtagggggacagagacagttagAGACGCGTAGTCAACAGCAGCTTCGGGACAGAATGAACTCAGAGGTAGAGCTGAGAGGGAGTAGTAAGTCAATTTGACGTGTATAGCGTCAGTGAGTCTCTAATTTCTCAAAAATCTACATGCCGTGTCAAATAAATCTGATAGAAAAAACAAACATTGTAAGGGCTGTAGTGCATAATATCATTTCATATGAACGACCTGCTCAATGTGTTTAGGACCCTACCTTTGACCTGTTAATTATGTCATGCTGCAGTCATGTTGTAAAACTTATCAGTCATTAGCTTGTGCTGCTTGcgacttttttttaaatcaaatttccTTTATGCTAGTCTAGCAGGAATTATCAACAGCTTTCACACCCAAAAGCCCTCACCTGTTTAATAAATTACTCCCATTCATCCTACTCCCACTTCCTAATTTAttaaagtgattttttttttacataaaccTTTCACACAGCAAACACGACTGATTGCAATAGTTATAGTAGATCTGCTAATGCTGCCAGCGGGATGGGGTCTGTTAGCAAGCTTGTTGGCACATCAGTGGAGACTTTTACAGTGCTTGTTATCAGTAACGTCACACTTGCTGTCAGTAAGATGTGTTCTAAATGTGaatgttttagtgtgtgtgtgcttgagacagagagagggagcgagagagaacaagagagagagagggcgtaaaagagaggggtggagggacttTATATCCACATCAATAAAAAAGTGTGGACAACTTTCCATTCTTTCATCATAACAGTTTACTGGTCACATCATGTAGACTGACACTTGAGACCTATACACTGTCAAAACGACAGTAAGCACACACATGGGGGAAGGTGAGAAAGACTAGTGGATGAAAGGCAGAGAATAGATGGAAGAGAAGATACTTTCTTTCAGTGAACTAGGACTGCACTCACACCTGTATTCCATTTAACTCTTAATCCTCTACTAGAACCTGGATTTGCTTCTAGAACCTGGATCTGCAACTAGAACCTGGATCTGCAACTAGAACCTGGATCTGTCCATCATTCTATACTGATGCCCAAGACCGACCATTTGTGCCAAAGACTTCACTTGGCACAAATGGTCGGAGCATGTTTCAAGAGGCAGGCCATAGGTATAAATAGTCATGGTAAGAGGCATTGTGaaagtagtagatgtagtagatgtcaTGAGTGAAATATAAATTGTAAAAACGTGGCCTGTCATGAGTAGACAACCAGTATAAAAACACTCTTCATCGCTTTGTAAACTAATTTACACAGATGAAGAGCTCTACAGTCTACAAACTGTTATGAACTTTACTGTATATGTAATAAATCAATGACAAGTGACTTGTTCTTCTTCTAgtaatacagtaccagtcaaaagtttagacacacctactcattcaagggtttttctttatttttactattttctgcattgtagaatactatgaaataacacatggaatcattcaGTAatgaaaaaagtgttaaacaaatcaaaatatatgatatattcttcaaagaagccacaatttgccttgttgacagctttgcacactcttggcattctctcaaccagcttcacgaggaatgcttttctaacagtcttgaaggagttcccacatatgctgagcactgcggtccaactcatcccaaaacatctcaattgggttgaggtcaggtgattgtgggggtcaggtcatctgatgcagcactccatcactctgcttggtcaaatagcccttacacagcctggaggtgtgctttgcgtcattgtcctgttgaaaaacaaatgacagtcccacccaagcgcaaaccagatgggatgacgtatcactgcagaatgctgtagtagccacgctggttaagtgtgccttgaattctaaataaatcactgacagtaccaccagcaaagtacccccacaccatcacacctattcctccatgcttcaccgtgggaaccacacatgcaaagatcatacgttcatctactctgcgtctcacaaagacacggcgggtggaaccaaaaatctcaaacttggattcatcagaccaaaggacagatttccactggtctaatgtccaatgctcgtgtttcttggcccaagcaagtctcttcttattattggtgtcctttagtagtcgtTTCTTTCCAACAATTTGACCATgcaggcctgattcacacagtctcctctgaacagtggatgttgagatgtgtctgttacttgaattctgtgaacCCCTGTTTTACGCTGCTGATACTctttgtttatcatatatgcatagtcactttaactatacattcatgtacatactacctcaattggccagactaaccagtgctcccgcacatt
This sequence is a window from Oncorhynchus keta strain PuntledgeMale-10-30-2019 chromosome 14, Oket_V2, whole genome shotgun sequence. Protein-coding genes within it:
- the LOC118393103 gene encoding calcium-binding protein 1 isoform X3 translates to MGPTCIFLLKSQADIRQADRDLRPEEIDELRDAFKEFDKDKDGFISCKDLGNCMRTMGYMPTEMELIELSQQINMNLGGHVDFEDFVELMGPKLLAETADMIGVKELRDAFKEFDTNGDGAISTSELREAMRKLLGQQVGHKDLEDILRDIDLNGDGHVDFEEFVRMMSR
- the LOC118393103 gene encoding calcium-binding protein 1 isoform X2: MAQTADSPFEVAMFLGLLTSDSDRDLRPEEIDELRDAFKEFDKDKDGFISCKDLGNCMRTMGYMPTEMELIELSQQINMNLGGHVDFEDFVELMGPKLLAETADMIGVKELRDAFKEFDTNGDGAISTSELREAMRKLLGQQVGHKDLEDILRDIDLNGDGHVDFEEFVRMMSR